The following are from one region of the Syntrophomonadaceae bacterium genome:
- a CDS encoding dynamin family protein, with the protein MFDLKSFRERTLKMTQEEFAVLIGQRQDYVSRLEKNPSQIPLDVLITIANKTGMTLDQLLNYQKPTIKTLATEFKWQSADFTKKTIIDYIGRYSDEFIDVADPRYEKLINDLKIGVYKAIKKPKIAFVGRSDVGKSAMINAIIGIEKMPTSWTPTTSIIVYLKHVSEKPEFISEDVWIFKASNDGVEWDNSRLKDETYCQEWKLASGGTEILKYYGTRQGDNYMSNNAGSAVVFVDSDVLKNCDFIDLPGFGTGDREEDDAMTLYASQRADVIVYLSIANGFMRDEDIQYLHHSIENLNIIETKEDKPIPPLSNLFIVASQAHTVDQGNEISLKNILDKGCVRFEKTITENFWTDRQSVTGYFYTHDIFRSRFFTYSTDIEQTRIAFESEMKKVIELLPGQIEHKAKEFVKDYAASAGVTLDNYIEEFDKMLNEKEKYEILLNEINKSEPVRKNSSQNDRINVSKDIEEFRKASISEFAEKYGSIISVDSIVSIIKTKGFKKSKEDVQLLSNYVNSLVEDALQNVLKKKSEDLSDVIDRYISGFQQSTLGEKADKIGISKVSFNATRAFASGLAGLATIGGLAFWASTLGNLGAYILLTKGVSLLAALGISVGGTASATSAIAAIGGPIVIGIALAVIAALAVFAIFSGGWEKSLAKKLVKAYDDQDALMKYKKAINSFWEETQKAFNASSENMEKEWDQYVENLRGMIENYDINDIMRRINVAKEIKSFFTNIPL; encoded by the coding sequence ATGTTCGATTTAAAGAGTTTCAGGGAACGTACTTTAAAGATGACTCAAGAAGAGTTTGCGGTTCTCATAGGGCAGCGACAGGATTATGTCTCGAGGCTTGAAAAAAATCCGTCGCAAATTCCGCTAGATGTCCTTATTACCATAGCAAACAAAACAGGTATGACCCTTGACCAGTTACTAAATTACCAAAAGCCAACTATAAAAACGTTAGCCACTGAGTTCAAATGGCAATCTGCTGATTTTACTAAAAAAACAATCATTGACTACATCGGGCGATATTCTGATGAGTTTATAGACGTGGCTGACCCTCGATATGAAAAACTCATCAACGACCTCAAGATCGGCGTGTACAAAGCTATTAAAAAACCCAAAATTGCTTTTGTCGGCCGGTCTGATGTTGGAAAAAGTGCAATGATTAATGCGATAATCGGCATCGAAAAAATGCCTACATCATGGACGCCAACAACTTCGATCATCGTGTATCTTAAGCATGTCTCAGAAAAGCCTGAATTTATTTCTGAAGATGTCTGGATATTTAAGGCATCAAATGATGGGGTTGAATGGGACAACTCTCGCTTAAAGGATGAAACCTATTGTCAAGAATGGAAACTGGCTTCAGGTGGGACTGAGATTCTGAAGTATTATGGGACACGCCAAGGAGATAATTACATGTCCAATAATGCTGGTTCAGCAGTTGTGTTCGTCGATAGTGATGTCCTTAAAAATTGTGATTTTATTGATCTTCCTGGCTTCGGAACTGGTGACCGAGAAGAAGACGATGCTATGACACTCTATGCATCGCAGCGGGCTGATGTGATAGTATATCTTTCAATTGCAAACGGCTTTATGCGTGATGAGGATATACAATATTTACACCACTCAATTGAAAATCTGAATATCATAGAAACAAAAGAGGACAAGCCTATACCTCCTCTGTCAAATCTTTTCATTGTCGCGTCACAGGCTCATACTGTTGACCAAGGGAATGAAATCTCATTAAAGAATATCCTTGATAAAGGGTGTGTGAGATTTGAAAAAACAATTACCGAGAATTTTTGGACAGACCGCCAGTCAGTTACAGGTTATTTCTATACGCACGATATTTTCCGCAGCAGGTTTTTCACCTATTCAACGGATATTGAGCAGACACGTATCGCATTCGAGTCTGAAATGAAAAAGGTTATCGAACTCCTACCAGGCCAGATTGAGCACAAGGCAAAAGAGTTTGTAAAGGACTATGCTGCATCGGCTGGTGTTACTCTCGATAACTATATTGAAGAATTTGACAAGATGCTCAATGAGAAAGAGAAATATGAAATTCTTCTTAATGAGATTAACAAGAGTGAACCAGTTAGGAAGAACAGTAGCCAAAATGATAGGATTAACGTAAGCAAGGATATAGAAGAGTTTCGTAAAGCTTCAATATCTGAGTTCGCAGAAAAATATGGTTCAATCATCTCTGTTGATTCTATAGTAAGCATCATCAAGACTAAAGGTTTCAAAAAAAGTAAAGAAGACGTCCAATTGCTCTCGAATTATGTTAACTCTTTAGTAGAAGATGCCTTACAGAATGTCCTTAAAAAGAAATCTGAAGATTTGAGCGACGTTATTGACAGATATATAAGTGGGTTTCAGCAAAGTACACTTGGAGAAAAAGCTGATAAGATCGGGATTAGCAAAGTTTCATTTAATGCAACACGTGCCTTTGCTTCAGGCCTTGCTGGGTTAGCTACAATAGGTGGGCTCGCCTTTTGGGCATCAACACTCGGCAACCTTGGTGCGTATATTTTACTGACAAAAGGTGTTAGCCTTTTAGCTGCACTTGGAATTTCTGTCGGTGGTACAGCATCAGCGACCTCGGCGATTGCTGCAATCGGAGGGCCAATTGTAATTGGAATAGCGCTTGCTGTAATAGCTGCACTCGCGGTTTTCGCAATTTTCTCTGGGGGATGGGAAAAAAGTCTTGCGAAAAAGCTTGTAAAAGCTTACGACGACCAAGATGCCCTAATGAAATATAAGAAAGCCATAAATTCGTTCTGGGAGGAAACGCAGAAGGCCTTCAATGCCTCATCGGAGAATATGGAAAAGGAATGGGATCAATACGTCGAAAATCTGCGTGGTATGATCGAAAACTATGATATTAACGATATCATGAGGCGCATAAACGTTGCGAAGGAAATTAAAAGTTTTTTTACAAATATCCCGCTGTAA
- a CDS encoding SMI1/KNR4 family protein: MFTNFVTAVQNQDKRNIFKTFSGDVSSVPKDLQEFYKNSNPIDVEVRMDNNSQIRFYSVDCLSAIKEEYKLPGSVFFFATMNGDPIYHQEGKIYAEAHGGVSKPELLANSFTEYIQFVLNHLCR, translated from the coding sequence TTGTTTACTAATTTCGTTACTGCTGTGCAAAATCAGGATAAGCGCAATATATTTAAGACTTTTTCGGGTGATGTTTCTTCAGTGCCAAAAGATTTACAAGAGTTTTATAAAAACAGTAATCCTATAGATGTTGAAGTAAGAATGGACAACAATTCTCAAATCCGATTTTACAGCGTAGATTGCTTATCAGCTATTAAAGAAGAATATAAATTGCCAGGATCCGTATTCTTCTTTGCAACCATGAATGGAGACCCAATTTACCATCAGGAAGGGAAAATATATGCTGAAGCACACGGTGGCGTTTCAAAACCAGAGTTATTAGCCAATAGCTTCACGGAATATATTCAATTCGTGCTGAACCATTTGTGCAGATGA
- the istA gene encoding IS21 family transposase yields the protein MERWLMYMQIHSMKNQGFSKRQVAEKLEMDFRTVSKYLSMTPEEYELTVLNRERRRNLGLYEGVVIDWLKKHPDMSAAQVLDWLKEHYYVCVSERSARRFVERIRKQYFIPKAKGQERQYAALEDPPMGAQMQVDLGVANVFDLASRNYRKLFCVACVLSHSRYKWGSWYTRALTSRQLLEALSDCFENLGGMTKELVFDQDRLVAVDENYGDIIFTREFEQFRLSSGFEVHLCRGGDPESKGRIEAGVKYFKNNFAKNRYFTDINAWNASFQEWLDRTGNAKIHGITKRVPAEVFEQERLFLKPVPLTKKTVETIVTRLVHKNNTVFYEGNRYSLPLKTYRPGRKVVLDVDGEILKIRDDFDAFLIAEHKLSKSKGELIQNSHHKRDTSEKLDLIQETLLVSLGGGEDAGIFLRQVRILKPRYARDQFDLAKEVIKNHSYAAVEKALSFCVSNSLFSAVEFRNAAQYFEANLKNELEEASKHPKVTVLKTPVTARKRELAEYERIVKGGDSK from the coding sequence ATGGAGAGGTGGCTTATGTACATGCAGATTCACTCAATGAAAAATCAGGGGTTCAGCAAGCGACAGGTTGCCGAAAAGCTCGAAATGGATTTCCGGACGGTATCTAAATATTTATCTATGACGCCGGAGGAATATGAGTTAACCGTCCTCAATCGGGAAAGGCGCAGGAATCTGGGACTCTACGAAGGTGTTGTCATTGATTGGTTGAAGAAACATCCGGATATGTCCGCAGCACAGGTGCTGGATTGGCTAAAGGAGCATTATTATGTCTGTGTTTCGGAGAGGTCGGCCAGGAGGTTTGTCGAAAGGATAAGAAAGCAGTATTTCATTCCAAAGGCTAAGGGCCAGGAACGACAATATGCGGCTCTGGAAGACCCGCCGATGGGCGCTCAGATGCAGGTTGACCTGGGCGTGGCTAATGTGTTTGACCTTGCATCAAGGAATTACCGGAAGCTTTTCTGCGTGGCATGCGTCCTGTCCCATTCCCGTTACAAATGGGGCAGTTGGTACACCCGGGCGCTGACATCCAGACAGCTGCTGGAGGCACTGAGCGACTGCTTTGAGAATTTAGGCGGCATGACCAAAGAGCTGGTATTTGACCAAGACCGGCTGGTGGCTGTGGATGAAAACTACGGCGATATCATCTTCACCAGAGAGTTTGAGCAATTCCGTTTATCCAGCGGTTTTGAAGTACACCTGTGCAGAGGTGGAGATCCGGAAAGCAAAGGAAGAATCGAAGCCGGCGTAAAATACTTTAAAAATAACTTTGCCAAAAACCGCTATTTTACAGACATCAATGCCTGGAATGCAAGCTTTCAGGAATGGCTTGACCGAACCGGCAACGCCAAAATCCACGGTATAACAAAAAGAGTACCGGCAGAAGTCTTTGAACAAGAAAGACTTTTTCTCAAACCGGTACCCTTGACGAAAAAAACTGTTGAAACCATTGTAACAAGACTTGTCCATAAGAACAATACCGTTTTTTATGAGGGTAACCGGTACTCCTTACCGCTTAAAACGTATCGGCCCGGCAGAAAAGTGGTTCTCGATGTTGACGGAGAGATCCTGAAAATCAGGGATGACTTTGACGCATTTCTCATCGCCGAGCATAAGCTATCAAAGAGCAAGGGGGAATTAATACAAAACAGCCACCATAAACGGGATACTTCAGAGAAGCTGGATCTCATCCAAGAGACCCTTCTGGTTTCTCTGGGCGGTGGTGAAGACGCAGGAATTTTCCTTAGGCAGGTGCGCATATTAAAGCCCCGGTACGCCCGCGACCAGTTTGACCTTGCCAAAGAGGTCATAAAAAATCATTCCTATGCGGCTGTTGAAAAAGCTCTGAGTTTCTGTGTTTCAAACAGCCTGTTCAGCGCGGTGGAGTTCCGGAACGCCGCCCAATACTTCGAGGCTAATCTTAAAAACGAACTTGAGGAAGCAAGCAAACATCCCAAAGTTACCGTATTAAAAACACCGGTAACGGCCAGGAAAAGGGAACTTGCCGAGTACGAGCGCATTGTGAAGGGGGGTGATTCTAAATGA
- the istB gene encoding IS21-like element helper ATPase IstB gives MTLLKEVQEQLVTLSLNHAARNLGNIIEKAAAEDWATLKIVHTLLLAERDARADKARQKRLKQACFPYTATMEKFDFGFQVSVSKKQMYQLLEFTWLENAFNIMFLGPPGVGKTFLAVSLGIAAVDAGYKVIFIHMDQLIHALKTKEISPKSRNKLKKLYQADLVIMDEVGFQPVNRNEANLLFGVVNQLYQQTSIILTSNKSLVEWGEFMGDPVITTAMLDRLMHKCEIFALDGDSYRLKHRERILKD, from the coding sequence ATGACCCTCCTTAAGGAAGTGCAGGAACAGTTAGTTACGTTATCCCTTAACCATGCCGCCCGCAACCTGGGAAACATTATTGAAAAAGCGGCTGCAGAAGACTGGGCGACGCTAAAAATTGTACACACCCTGCTTTTGGCGGAGAGGGACGCCCGCGCCGACAAAGCCCGGCAAAAAAGGTTGAAACAGGCCTGCTTTCCGTATACCGCCACGATGGAAAAGTTCGACTTCGGGTTCCAGGTTAGTGTATCAAAGAAACAAATGTACCAGCTGCTGGAGTTTACTTGGCTGGAAAACGCCTTTAACATCATGTTTTTAGGGCCTCCCGGTGTAGGAAAAACTTTCCTGGCTGTGTCCTTGGGCATTGCCGCCGTAGATGCGGGTTACAAGGTGATCTTTATCCACATGGACCAACTGATTCACGCCTTAAAAACCAAGGAAATTTCGCCAAAGAGCAGGAACAAGCTGAAAAAACTATACCAAGCGGACTTAGTAATCATGGATGAGGTGGGGTTCCAACCAGTTAACCGTAATGAAGCTAACCTGTTGTTCGGGGTAGTTAACCAACTGTATCAGCAGACATCCATAATCCTGACCTCTAACAAAAGTCTGGTGGAATGGGGTGAGTTCATGGGAGACCCGGTTATTACAACCGCCATGCTGGACAGGCTGATGCATAAGTGCGAAATATTCGCCTTGGACGGCGATAGCTACCGGCTTAAACACCGGGAAAGAATCCTGAAGGACTAA